In Arsenophonus sp. aPb, one DNA window encodes the following:
- the hycC gene encoding formate hydrogenlyase subunit 3: MSVEMLINGAIFTLVISGLLAALLMFNKPLSGLIAGLGGVLANLAMLLAGGQVLLGITSASDFTLPVGNWSLHITALNGLWLVVFGLPGIFVSLFNISWHRHPATQSNGLLINMLLAAAILAVVAGHLVMLVIMAEIMALCALFLTGCHQASKVWFVLGRLGTLLLVMMCVMIWRTYGTLNIAELRLLMVTLPMSSATWMLGLIGFGLLAGIIPLHGWVVPAHANAAAPAAALFSAVVLKVGVYGILLLSLLNTTLPLWWAIVVLLLGMVTAFVGGLYALMEHNINRLLAYHSLENIGIILLGLGAGLVGVSLHEPLLIALGMVGGLYHLFSHSLFKTTLLLGAGAVWFRTGYLDIEKLGGISKRMPLLALAMLVGLMSMAALPPLNGFAGEWIIYQSFFRLGEQPAFISRLLGPLLATGLAITGALAVMCMAKVYGVMFCGAPRTQAAEKAYSAPWLMNISLVALAFFCVVGGIAAPWIMPLLSYAVPLPLVTNQTMVSQPMITLLLLAATLLPVVLLIICKDGRLPFRSRGSAWVCGYQYEQAMSITASGFAQPVKVMFALVFKLGRILNPASLLPGWQTTSLPVLFRRVAFIELTVLLVVVIS; the protein is encoded by the coding sequence ATGAGTGTCGAGATGTTGATTAACGGAGCAATTTTTACCTTGGTCATCAGCGGTTTGTTAGCCGCATTACTGATGTTCAACAAGCCGTTAAGTGGATTAATCGCTGGGCTTGGTGGTGTTTTAGCTAATCTTGCTATGCTATTGGCCGGCGGACAAGTACTGCTGGGTATCACTAGTGCCAGCGATTTTACGTTACCTGTTGGTAACTGGTCACTGCATATCACGGCACTTAATGGATTGTGGTTAGTGGTTTTTGGTTTACCAGGAATTTTTGTCAGCTTGTTTAATATCAGTTGGCATCGACATCCTGCAACGCAGTCTAATGGGCTGTTAATAAATATGTTGTTGGCGGCCGCAATATTGGCCGTGGTGGCCGGGCACCTTGTTATGTTGGTGATAATGGCAGAAATTATGGCGCTATGTGCGCTGTTTCTGACCGGTTGCCATCAGGCAAGTAAAGTGTGGTTTGTATTAGGCCGGTTGGGTACGCTGCTACTGGTTATGATGTGCGTCATGATCTGGCGAACTTATGGCACCTTAAATATTGCTGAGCTGCGCCTGCTTATGGTAACGCTACCAATGAGTAGTGCAACTTGGATGTTGGGGCTAATTGGATTTGGCTTATTAGCCGGCATCATTCCTCTGCATGGCTGGGTGGTGCCAGCTCATGCCAATGCTGCTGCGCCAGCGGCAGCGCTATTTTCTGCTGTGGTATTGAAAGTGGGTGTGTATGGCATTTTGCTACTTTCGTTACTGAATACCACATTACCATTATGGTGGGCAATTGTGGTGTTATTGCTTGGTATGGTCACGGCATTTGTTGGCGGACTGTATGCATTAATGGAGCACAATATTAACCGATTACTGGCTTATCACAGCCTTGAGAATATCGGCATCATACTGTTAGGGCTTGGTGCCGGACTTGTTGGTGTCTCCCTGCATGAACCTCTTTTGATAGCACTTGGCATGGTCGGGGGATTATATCATCTGTTTAGCCATAGCCTATTTAAAACTACGTTACTGCTTGGTGCGGGAGCAGTATGGTTCCGTACCGGTTATCTGGATATTGAAAAATTGGGTGGCATTAGTAAACGTATGCCGCTTCTCGCATTGGCGATGCTGGTTGGCTTAATGTCAATGGCAGCGCTCCCTCCTCTCAACGGTTTTGCTGGCGAGTGGATTATTTATCAATCCTTTTTCCGTCTGGGTGAACAGCCAGCGTTTATCAGCCGTTTGCTAGGGCCATTATTAGCAACCGGGCTTGCCATTACCGGTGCCTTAGCGGTGATGTGTATGGCAAAAGTGTATGGCGTTATGTTTTGTGGTGCGCCTCGCACGCAAGCAGCTGAAAAAGCCTATTCTGCCCCCTGGTTAATGAATATTTCGCTCGTTGCATTAGCATTTTTTTGCGTTGTGGGTGGGATTGCTGCGCCTTGGATTATGCCATTGCTCAGCTACGCCGTGCCCTTACCGTTAGTGACTAATCAAACAATGGTGTCGCAGCCGATGATTACGCTATTGTTGCTTGCGGCAACGCTATTGCCGGTTGTTCTATTAATTATTTGCAAAGATGGACGTTTGCCATTTCGTTCTCGTGGTTCGGCGTGGGTTTGTGGTTATCAATACGAACAGGCGATGAGTATCACTGCATCCGGTTTTGCCCAACCGGTAAAAGTGATGTTTGCTTTGGTATTTAAATTAGGACGAATACTCAATCCGGCGTCGTTATTACCCGGTTGGCAAACAACTAGCTTGCCGGTGTTGTTTCGCCGTGTGGCTTTTATTGAACTGACGGTACTGCTAGTGGTTGTGATTTCTTAG
- a CDS encoding 4Fe-4S dicluster domain-containing protein: MNRFVIADSTLCIACRTCEASCSENHRLQGLQMQARLKVMRNEKESAPQLCHQCEDAPCAQVCPVNAINRINNAIQLNESLCVSCKLCGLACPFGTIEFCGSRPQGIPADSNTPIAPPAPPEPAPVSPFLDWIPGIRAIAVKCDLCYFDERGPACVRTCPTKALRLIDNHDIANANKRKRELTIQMTLGDFALINGQNGEL, from the coding sequence GTGAATCGTTTTGTTATTGCTGACTCTACACTTTGCATTGCCTGTCGTACTTGTGAAGCTTCTTGCTCGGAAAATCACCGCTTACAAGGGCTACAAATGCAAGCGCGTCTTAAAGTGATGCGAAATGAAAAAGAGTCTGCTCCCCAACTTTGTCACCAATGTGAAGATGCGCCTTGCGCGCAGGTTTGTCCGGTTAATGCCATTAACCGCATCAATAATGCTATTCAATTAAACGAAAGTTTGTGTGTCAGCTGTAAATTGTGTGGTCTCGCATGCCCGTTTGGTACTATCGAATTTTGTGGCAGTCGCCCACAGGGTATTCCTGCTGATAGTAATACGCCGATTGCCCCGCCTGCACCACCGGAACCGGCACCTGTTAGTCCGTTTTTAGACTGGATACCCGGTATTCGCGCCATCGCTGTTAAATGTGATCTGTGCTATTTCGATGAACGAGGGCCAGCATGTGTACGTACCTGCCCGACTAAAGCGCTACGTCTGATTGATAACCATGATATTGCTAACGCTAATAAACGTAAGCGTGAGCTGACTATCCAGATGACGTTAGGCGATTTTGCGTTAATTAACGGCCAGAATGGAGAGTTGTAA
- the hypA gene encoding hydrogenase maturation nickel metallochaperone HypA, whose product MHEITLCQQALELIEQQIAQYNAKRVTQVWFKIGAFACVESSALQFCFELVCRDTVAEGCELHIEQQQAECWCRECQQFIKLLTHRVRLCPKCNSHNLHIVADDGLQIMRLEIE is encoded by the coding sequence ATGCACGAAATCACCCTCTGCCAGCAGGCATTGGAACTTATTGAGCAACAAATAGCACAATACAACGCAAAACGGGTCACCCAGGTGTGGTTTAAAATTGGCGCATTTGCCTGTGTAGAAAGCAGTGCGTTGCAATTTTGCTTTGAGTTAGTCTGCCGGGATACGGTCGCTGAAGGTTGTGAACTTCATATAGAACAACAGCAGGCGGAATGCTGGTGCCGTGAATGTCAGCAATTTATAAAACTCTTAACCCATCGTGTAAGGCTCTGTCCAAAATGTAATAGCCATAATCTCCATATTGTCGCGGATGATGGGCTACAAATTATGCGGTTAGAAATAGAATAG
- the hypB gene encoding hydrogenase nickel incorporation protein HypB: MCTICGCEQGNQYIEGDERNPHSAFRSAPFSLVPRQSLKIKAIHKTSLSASEPLATNLDYGQGEAGAHVPGLSQRKMLEIEINVLDKNNRLAQRNRRQFIANKQLALNLVSSPGSGKTTLLTETLKLLQNDIPCAVIEGDQQTTNDAERIRATGTPAIQVNTGKGCHLDAQMIFDAMQRLPLAEGGIMFIENVGNLVCPAGFDLGEQHKVAVLSVTEGEDKPLKYPHMFAAASLMLLNKVDLLPHVNFDVKKCLASARQVNPQIEILLVSATTGQGMDNWLAWLENQRCV; encoded by the coding sequence ATGTGCACCATCTGCGGTTGCGAACAAGGCAACCAATATATTGAAGGCGATGAACGCAACCCACATTCTGCTTTTCGCAGCGCCCCATTCTCTCTTGTGCCCCGTCAATCATTAAAAATAAAAGCCATTCATAAAACTAGCCTCAGTGCTAGTGAGCCACTGGCCACTAACCTGGATTATGGCCAAGGTGAAGCCGGTGCCCATGTACCCGGTTTAAGTCAGCGCAAAATGTTAGAAATTGAAATCAATGTACTGGACAAAAACAACCGATTAGCGCAGCGCAATCGTCGCCAATTCATCGCTAACAAACAGCTAGCGCTAAATCTGGTTTCCAGTCCAGGATCAGGTAAAACTACGCTGTTGACAGAAACACTTAAGCTGTTACAAAACGATATTCCTTGCGCGGTTATTGAAGGTGATCAACAAACCACTAACGACGCTGAAAGGATCCGCGCCACAGGAACCCCAGCTATTCAGGTAAATACTGGTAAAGGGTGTCACCTTGATGCACAGATGATCTTTGATGCCATGCAACGACTTCCCCTTGCCGAAGGCGGGATCATGTTTATCGAAAATGTTGGCAATTTGGTCTGTCCTGCCGGGTTTGATTTAGGCGAACAACACAAAGTAGCCGTCTTATCGGTAACGGAAGGCGAAGACAAACCACTCAAATATCCGCATATGTTCGCTGCCGCCTCACTAATGTTGCTTAACAAGGTCGATTTACTGCCCCATGTTAATTTTGACGTGAAAAAATGTTTAGCCTCTGCCCGTCAAGTGAATCCGCAGATTGAAATTTTGCTGGTATCGGCCACCACGGGTCAAGGTATGGACAACTGGCTGGCATGGTTGGAGAACCAGCGATGTGTATAG
- a CDS encoding HypC/HybG/HupF family hydrogenase formation chaperone: MCIGIPGKISQLTDSMLAKVVIGGVIRDVDLTLVGKHDEKGNSRLGQWVLIHVGFAMSVIDEQQALDTLAALQNMYALEPDVGVLLYGEEKV; this comes from the coding sequence ATGTGTATAGGTATTCCCGGAAAAATTAGTCAACTAACTGACAGTATGTTAGCCAAAGTGGTGATTGGTGGGGTGATACGTGATGTCGATTTAACACTTGTTGGCAAGCATGACGAAAAGGGGAATAGCCGCCTTGGCCAGTGGGTGCTAATCCACGTTGGCTTTGCTATGAGTGTGATCGATGAACAGCAAGCGTTGGATACGCTGGCTGCATTACAAAATATGTACGCCTTAGAGCCTGATGTGGGTGTTTTACTCTATGGTGAGGAGAAGGTTTAA
- the hypD gene encoding hydrogenase formation protein HypD, whose protein sequence is MRFIDEYRDRQKVMPLIEIINQRAKHLPYSEQRPFRIMEVCGGHTHAIFKFGLDQLLPKNVEFIHGPGCPVCVLPMARIDSCLEIANQPQVIFCTFGDAMRVPGKNGSLLTARAGGADVRIIYSPMDALKLAEQNPTKKVVLFGLGFETTMPTTAITLIQAKAANIDNFYFFCQHITLIPVLKNLLQQPDNNIDAFLAPGHVSMIIGIYAYNFIATQYQRPLVVAGFEPIDLLQGVLMLIEQKIAGNSRVENQYRRVVPDAGNSKAQTVMQQVFCIKGTSEWRGLGMIEHSGVYLNTTYQQFDAERHFRLRPLTGYDDAQTYCGLVLTGRCKPVQCPRFGRQCNPQNALGALMVSSEGACSAWYQYRSQEYEV, encoded by the coding sequence ATGCGTTTCATTGATGAATATCGTGATCGACAAAAAGTGATGCCGCTTATTGAAATCATCAACCAGCGCGCTAAGCATCTGCCATACAGTGAACAACGACCTTTTCGCATTATGGAAGTCTGCGGCGGGCACACCCATGCTATTTTTAAATTTGGCCTGGATCAACTATTACCGAAAAATGTTGAGTTCATCCATGGCCCAGGCTGTCCTGTTTGTGTACTGCCAATGGCTCGTATTGATAGCTGCCTGGAAATTGCCAATCAACCACAAGTCATATTCTGCACTTTTGGTGATGCCATGCGCGTACCGGGCAAAAATGGCTCATTGCTAACCGCCAGAGCTGGCGGAGCTGACGTACGGATTATCTACTCACCGATGGATGCACTAAAACTTGCCGAACAAAATCCAACCAAAAAAGTGGTTCTATTTGGTCTTGGATTTGAAACAACCATGCCAACCACCGCGATCACCTTAATACAAGCAAAAGCAGCTAACATTGATAACTTTTATTTCTTTTGTCAGCACATAACCTTGATCCCGGTACTAAAAAATTTATTACAACAGCCTGATAATAATATTGATGCATTTTTAGCGCCCGGACACGTCAGTATGATTATTGGTATTTACGCTTACAACTTTATCGCCACACAATATCAACGTCCGCTTGTTGTCGCCGGTTTTGAGCCAATTGATCTGCTGCAAGGAGTATTAATGTTAATTGAACAAAAAATAGCGGGTAATAGTCGGGTAGAAAATCAGTATCGCCGTGTGGTACCTGACGCCGGCAATAGTAAAGCGCAGACAGTGATGCAACAAGTATTCTGTATTAAAGGAACCAGCGAATGGCGTGGCCTTGGTATGATAGAACATTCTGGCGTTTACCTTAACACAACATACCAGCAATTTGATGCTGAGCGGCATTTTCGCTTACGTCCACTAACCGGTTATGATGATGCACAGACTTATTGTGGCTTAGTACTAACCGGGCGTTGTAAACCTGTTCAATGTCCACGCTTTGGTCGACAATGTAACCCACAAAATGCATTAGGGGCGTTGATGGTTTCGTCCGAAGGTGCTTGCAGTGCTTGGTATCAGTACCGTTCTCAGGAGTATGAAGTATGA
- the hypE gene encoding hydrogenase expression/formation protein HypE, with protein MKTVTLAHGSGGQAMQQLINQLFIQAFANPLLNEQEDQARIPLHLLTQQGDRLAFSTDSYVIDPLFFPGGDIGKLAVCGTSNDVAVSGAFPRWLSCSFILEEGLTIATLERIVDSMAATAKVAGLSIVTGDTKVVPRGAADKVFINTAGIGVIPCHLNWGMRQIHAGDLLLITGSLGDHGATILNLREQLGMEGDLQSDCAMLIPLIETLHNEPGIKAMRDATRGGVNAVVHEFAASCGYGIELNESTLPIKPAVRGICELLGLDPLNFANEGKLVIVVERNVAERILTRIQQHPLGLDAAIIGEVVAQKGVKLTGLYGIKRTLDLPYSEPLPRIC; from the coding sequence ATGAAAACTGTCACCCTCGCCCATGGTAGTGGTGGGCAAGCGATGCAGCAACTCATCAATCAGCTTTTTATTCAAGCCTTTGCTAACCCGTTACTTAATGAGCAGGAAGATCAGGCGCGGATCCCATTGCATTTATTAACTCAGCAAGGGGATAGACTGGCTTTTTCCACTGACAGTTATGTTATTGATCCGTTATTTTTTCCTGGTGGAGACATTGGTAAACTGGCTGTTTGTGGCACTAGCAATGATGTGGCGGTGAGTGGTGCTTTTCCTCGCTGGCTTTCTTGCAGTTTTATCCTGGAAGAAGGATTAACCATCGCCACACTGGAACGCATTGTCGATAGTATGGCGGCAACGGCAAAGGTAGCAGGACTAAGCATCGTAACCGGTGATACCAAAGTAGTCCCTCGTGGGGCGGCCGATAAGGTATTTATTAATACAGCCGGCATCGGTGTTATCCCTTGCCATCTGAACTGGGGCATGCGTCAGATCCATGCTGGCGATCTGTTACTGATTACTGGTTCGCTAGGCGATCATGGTGCGACTATTCTCAACCTACGAGAGCAACTTGGGATGGAAGGCGATTTACAAAGCGATTGCGCCATGCTAATCCCGCTAATCGAAACATTGCATAATGAACCTGGGATCAAAGCAATGCGAGATGCGACTCGCGGCGGCGTAAATGCCGTGGTTCACGAATTTGCTGCCAGTTGCGGCTACGGGATTGAACTCAATGAAAGCACGCTACCGATAAAACCTGCTGTGCGCGGTATTTGTGAGCTATTAGGTCTGGATCCTCTCAATTTTGCCAATGAAGGAAAGCTGGTCATCGTGGTCGAACGCAATGTGGCAGAACGTATTTTGACTCGCATACAACAACATCCCTTAGGCTTAGACGCGGCAATTATTGGCGAAGTAGTTGCCCAAAAAGGAGTAAAGCTAACCGGACTTTATGGTATCAAACGTACACTCGATCTACCCTACAGTGAACCATTACCCAGAATTTGCTAA
- the flhA gene encoding formate hydrogenlyase transcriptional activator FlhA — MSYTPTSISSEQGLFDITRTLLQQPDLCALTQAVKTHVQQLKLADHVNILLWQFERRRVCLFSIDEQQQDIRYEDETLLACGPIRHMLSRPDVLHCRYQEFNQTWPQLNELKLYPVFNYYSLMPLTAEGKIFGGCEFLRTTNEPWTEEAFTRLQTLAQIISLAVEQIQSRLNNNINYGQLCRERDDYRILVAITNAVLSKLNLDELITEVAQEIQANFAIDSISIVLRSNHKGKLSVYSIHYVDKKIPLHDQREIDEKGTLYQKVMQKEEMLLLNLHPYDKHTACVRMLFELWDKQEQTLCLLPLIFSDRVLGVLKLAQAQAPVFTSSTLKLLRQIAERVAIAVDNALAYQEIRRLKERLIDQNLALTEQINNVSTDFGEIIGQSDAMITVMKQVEMVAHSNSTVLILGETGTGKELIARAIHKLSGRNNRRMVKLNCAAIPAGLLDSDLFGHERGAFTGANTQRIGRFELADKSTLFLDEVGDMPLELQPKLLRVLQEQEFERLGSNRIIRTNVRLIAATNRDLRQMVADREFRADLYYRLNVFPIYLPPLRERPKDIPLLVKAFTFKIANRLGRKIDSIPAQTLQLLSKMDWPGNIRELENVIERAVLLTRGNVLQLSLAEMCFNTNETNIPTKCVDSDFHPVEDEFQRIVRVLKETNGVIAGPKGAALRLGLKRTTLLSRMKRLGIDKNSLV, encoded by the coding sequence ATGTCCTATACACCGACGAGCATAAGCAGCGAACAAGGTTTATTTGATATTACTCGTACTTTACTGCAACAACCTGATCTCTGTGCGCTAACCCAAGCGGTCAAAACCCATGTCCAGCAACTGAAACTGGCCGATCACGTTAATATCTTACTGTGGCAATTTGAACGTCGGAGAGTCTGCCTATTTAGTATTGACGAACAGCAACAAGATATTCGCTATGAAGATGAAACCTTGCTTGCCTGTGGCCCAATCCGCCATATGCTTTCACGTCCAGATGTACTCCATTGCCGCTATCAAGAATTTAACCAAACCTGGCCTCAACTTAACGAATTAAAACTCTACCCAGTATTTAATTATTACAGTCTGATGCCGTTAACAGCTGAAGGCAAAATATTTGGTGGCTGCGAATTTCTGCGCACCACAAATGAACCCTGGACGGAAGAAGCCTTCACGCGCCTACAAACACTGGCTCAAATCATCAGCCTGGCGGTGGAACAGATCCAATCGCGTTTGAACAATAATATTAATTATGGCCAACTATGCCGCGAACGTGACGATTATCGCATATTGGTGGCCATCACCAATGCCGTCTTATCCAAGCTAAATTTGGATGAACTGATCACCGAGGTTGCGCAAGAAATTCAGGCTAATTTCGCTATCGATTCAATTAGCATCGTATTACGCAGTAACCATAAAGGAAAACTTAGCGTATATTCAATCCATTATGTAGATAAAAAGATTCCGCTGCATGATCAACGTGAGATAGATGAAAAAGGGACTTTATACCAAAAAGTCATGCAAAAGGAAGAGATGCTTTTACTCAATCTTCACCCCTACGACAAACACACAGCATGCGTTCGCATGCTATTTGAATTATGGGATAAACAGGAACAAACCTTATGTTTGTTGCCACTAATTTTCAGCGATCGCGTACTGGGAGTATTAAAATTAGCACAAGCACAAGCGCCGGTTTTTACCTCCTCGACGCTGAAACTGCTGCGCCAAATCGCAGAACGCGTGGCGATTGCGGTAGATAACGCACTTGCTTATCAAGAAATCCGTCGTTTAAAGGAGCGATTGATTGATCAAAATTTAGCGCTGACGGAACAAATTAATAATGTCAGCACAGATTTTGGTGAAATCATTGGTCAAAGTGACGCCATGATAACGGTCATGAAACAGGTTGAAATGGTAGCGCACAGCAATAGTACCGTACTGATCTTAGGAGAAACAGGAACCGGCAAAGAGCTGATTGCACGTGCCATTCATAAACTCAGTGGTCGTAATAACCGTCGGATGGTAAAACTTAATTGTGCCGCCATACCAGCGGGCTTACTTGATAGTGATCTGTTTGGTCATGAGCGTGGTGCATTTACTGGCGCTAACACTCAGCGTATTGGTCGGTTTGAATTAGCAGATAAAAGCACGCTATTTTTAGATGAAGTGGGCGATATGCCACTGGAACTTCAACCTAAGCTGTTAAGGGTATTACAAGAACAAGAATTTGAACGCCTGGGTAGCAATAGGATCATTCGGACAAATGTGCGTCTTATCGCTGCTACTAACCGCGACCTTAGACAAATGGTTGCAGATCGTGAATTTAGAGCTGATCTCTATTATCGACTAAATGTTTTTCCTATCTACCTGCCCCCATTACGCGAGCGGCCAAAAGACATACCATTATTAGTGAAAGCATTTACTTTTAAAATTGCCAACCGTCTTGGACGCAAGATTGATAGTATTCCTGCACAAACTTTACAGCTATTAAGTAAAATGGATTGGCCGGGCAATATACGCGAATTAGAAAACGTAATTGAACGTGCTGTTTTATTGACACGGGGCAATGTACTTCAGCTGTCATTAGCTGAAATGTGCTTTAATACCAATGAAACAAATATTCCGACAAAATGTGTAGATAGTGATTTTCATCCGGTAGAAGATGAGTTTCAACGTATTGTCCGTGTACTAAAAGAGACGAATGGTGTTATTGCAGGCCCTAAAGGCGCGGCGCTACGGCTGGGGCTAAAACGCACGACATTACTATCACGCATGAAACGGCTCGGTATTGATAAAAACAGCCTTGTGTAA
- a CDS encoding AMP-binding protein, producing the protein MLSIYKEEMVWNTVKDKIATLFQLPEISQWTYQQFSQSIPVMEKKDYLAKNNQSLHLLNSKNSYLIGFTSGTSGTLKRCLYKMSSDVYNLKGCEEYNIFSSTDTCANLFTINLLFSAHCLFSNVASACGANIISIGDFNVLASEHFDALIDVNTNALIGIPCEIIQFIQVMQNKGKLLAINKVIFAGEALKAYQREIIRNTFGNDVHIIGAYGCSEAGIIAFSLNEDNNSYQLLTDQFFVERYQARLLITSLDNMNVIPLLRYSFGDSADISLQGDIVRLTNIKRNNISFNFMGYLIEYQTIAEVIHKYHQGDINIQIHLSVAEDTREVITVWVPTGIFSPQQIQLLAKELTEIPDIYESNQLNQGYLVVKEVDPIQYIRSVRGKILYIVDNRD; encoded by the coding sequence ATGTTATCTATATATAAAGAAGAAATGGTATGGAATACGGTAAAAGATAAAATAGCCACCCTGTTTCAGTTACCTGAAATAAGTCAATGGACTTATCAGCAGTTTAGCCAATCTATCCCGGTTATGGAAAAGAAAGATTATTTGGCTAAAAATAATCAAAGCCTCCATCTGCTTAATAGTAAAAATAGTTATCTTATTGGATTTACTAGTGGCACCAGTGGCACCTTGAAACGTTGTCTTTATAAAATGAGTAGTGATGTTTATAACTTAAAAGGGTGTGAAGAATATAATATATTTTCCTCGACGGATACATGCGCTAATCTTTTTACCATTAACTTGCTTTTTTCCGCTCATTGCTTATTTAGTAATGTGGCGAGTGCTTGTGGCGCTAATATTATTTCGATCGGTGATTTTAATGTATTAGCAAGTGAGCATTTTGATGCATTAATTGATGTAAATACTAATGCTCTGATAGGTATTCCTTGTGAAATTATTCAATTTATTCAAGTTATGCAAAATAAAGGAAAACTTCTTGCTATTAATAAAGTTATTTTTGCCGGCGAGGCACTGAAAGCCTACCAAAGGGAAATAATAAGAAATACTTTTGGTAATGATGTGCATATTATTGGAGCTTATGGCTGTTCAGAAGCGGGGATAATTGCTTTTAGTCTGAATGAGGATAACAATAGTTATCAATTATTGACAGACCAATTTTTTGTTGAGCGTTATCAGGCTCGATTGTTAATAACTAGTCTTGATAATATGAATGTTATTCCATTATTACGCTATAGTTTTGGTGATAGTGCAGATATTAGTCTACAAGGTGATATTGTTCGATTAACAAATATTAAAAGAAATAATATTAGTTTTAATTTTATGGGATATCTTATTGAATATCAAACAATTGCTGAAGTTATCCATAAATACCATCAAGGTGATATTAATATACAAATCCATTTATCGGTTGCTGAAGATACCAGAGAAGTGATCACGGTATGGGTTCCTACAGGTATTTTTTCTCCACAGCAAATTCAATTGCTAGCAAAAGAATTAACAGAAATTCCCGATATCTATGAGTCTAATCAGTTAAACCAAGGATATTTAGTCGTAAAAGAGGTCGACCCAATACAATATATCCGTTCTGTTAGAGGTAAAATTCTTTATATTGTCGATAATAGAGATTAA
- the galE gene encoding UDP-glucose 4-epimerase GalE, translating to MEILVTGGMGYIGSHTCVQMCAAGMQPVILDNLCNASSEVLTRMETLTGCCPVFYQGDVRDEKLLDTIFSNHSIQAVIHFAGLKAVGESVTKPLEYYDNNVNGTLVLARSMQRAGIKNIIFSSSATVYGDPATVPITEEFPIGNTTNPYGSSKYMVERCLSDLQYADNSWSVTLLRYFNPVGAHPSGTMGEDPQGIPNNLTPYITQVAIGRQQKLMIFGDDYPTPDGTGVRDYIHVMDLADGHIASLKSVGLKPGLHIYNLGTGKGTSVLAMLKAFEEACGKKIPYEIKSRRPGDIAECWSSPLKAESDLGWKATRSIREMAADAWRWQCQNPHGYGKK from the coding sequence GTGGAAATATTAGTAACAGGCGGTATGGGTTATATTGGTAGTCATACTTGTGTTCAGATGTGTGCAGCAGGTATGCAGCCTGTTATTTTAGATAATTTGTGTAATGCCAGCAGTGAAGTATTGACGCGAATGGAAACATTAACCGGGTGTTGTCCGGTTTTTTATCAAGGGGATGTGCGTGATGAAAAATTGTTAGACACCATTTTTTCCAACCATTCTATTCAAGCCGTTATCCATTTTGCTGGGTTAAAAGCGGTTGGTGAATCTGTCACTAAACCTCTTGAATATTATGATAACAATGTGAATGGTACGCTGGTATTAGCGCGTAGTATGCAGCGAGCTGGTATAAAAAATATTATTTTTAGTTCTTCTGCCACTGTTTATGGTGATCCGGCAACGGTTCCTATCACCGAAGAATTTCCGATTGGCAATACCACCAATCCGTATGGTAGCAGTAAATATATGGTTGAGCGTTGTTTATCGGATCTGCAGTATGCTGATAATAGCTGGTCGGTTACCTTGCTTCGTTATTTTAATCCGGTTGGAGCCCATCCGTCCGGCACTATGGGGGAAGATCCGCAAGGTATACCTAATAATTTAACTCCCTATATTACTCAGGTAGCCATTGGCCGGCAGCAGAAACTGATGATTTTTGGTGACGATTATCCTACTCCAGATGGTACAGGCGTGCGTGATTATATTCATGTCATGGATCTAGCTGATGGGCATATTGCGTCGCTTAAATCGGTTGGTTTAAAGCCTGGTTTACATATCTACAATTTAGGCACTGGTAAAGGCACGAGTGTATTAGCGATGCTGAAAGCATTTGAAGAAGCTTGCGGTAAAAAAATCCCTTATGAGATTAAATCTCGCCGACCAGGTGATATTGCTGAATGTTGGTCAAGCCCGCTGAAAGCCGAGAGTGATTTGGGATGGAAAGCCACCCGCTCGATTCGAGAGATGGCTGCTGATGCATGGCGTTGGCAATGTCAGAATCCACATGGTTATGGTAAAAAATAA